Sequence from the Lysobacter capsici genome:
CGGCCGCGCAATCCGAAGCCCAACACGCCGTGGCGCGCAATGCCGGCGGCTGGATCGGCGGCGCGTCTGTCGGCGTGATCGCTACCGCCGCGTCGACCGGCCCCGGTGTCGTCGGCTTCATCGTCATCGGCGGCGCGGCCGTGGCCGGCAGCCATGTAGGCGAGCATGTCGCTGACGTGCTCGACAGCTACAAGACCTTCAAGCAGACCGACCGCGACGGCGTTCATTGGCAGTCGAACGGGCGGCAATGGGTGCGGCAGGATCTGGGCGACATGCTCGACGACGGCCAGAACAAGCCGGTCATGCAGACGTTTTCCGCCGATCCGGAAAAGGCGAACGAACTGAATTACCGGGCCAGCAACGTCGCCACGGAGTTGGCGATGGGAACGCTGCCCCCACCGCGCAATCCGTATTCGCAAGCGGCCGCGCAAGGCGACCCGGCCAGTTTGCGTCGCGCCGATTGGGAGCGTAATCCGCAGACAGGCGCATGGGATCGCAACGTGATCGTCGGGTTCGAGCAGCCCGGCGTGCCGATCATCCGGGTCGATTCCGCCAGCGCCGAGCGCGCGGCCGAACTGGATCGCGCGTCGGCGCAGGTGATCCGCGACAACATCGCCAACGGCCCCGCGCCGATCGCCGCGCGCTATCAGATGGTGCATCGCGGTGAAGGCTGGGAACGGTTCGGCGTCGTGCCGCCCTCGATCCAATCGGCGCTGCGGGACGATTCGCTGATCGCTTCGGATGGGAAGCTGTACCAGCGCGCGGCGGACGGGCAGTGGCAGCGCAACGGCGAGGCCGGAATCGCGGCCGGGAACTTGCGCCAGGAGCTGGAAAGCACGCGCGCGGTGCTGCAGCCGCAGTTGGCGCAGCATGAGCAGCAGGTCGCCGCGGTCGCGCAGCGGCAGCCTCCGACCTTGGAGGACATCGAACGGACCGATTTGCTGGCCACCTACAAGGTTCACAACGTCAACCCCAAGCCGGAGCAGCTCGAGGCGGCGCTGGAAGCGGTGCGGCGCACCCAGCACGAGCACGGCGTCGCTCCGCTGGCGAGCTCGCTGCATCTGGGACGGAACGCGCGCGGCGGCTTCGACATCGACAGCCCGATCGAACACATTGGCCGCGATGCGGACGGCGCCAATCGGGTTCAGGCCGTGACCAGCCCGCTCGAAGTGCAGTTGGCGATGCTGGATCTGCGTTCTCCACCGCCCACGACGCCGCAGCCGCCGGAGTTGCGCATCGCCAATCTGTCGCCGCAGCAACACGATGCGTTGGAACAGGTCGTGCGCGAGGCGAACCGCTTGGGTTTGACGCGCGACGACGTGCAGGACGCGGCGAAGCAAGCGGTCGCGGGCGCGATCGCGGCGGACCGCGCGCCGGAACTGGTGGTCGGTCTTGCCGATGCGGACGCGGGACGAGCGCCACGTGCGCCCGAGGTGCCGCGCGAACCGCAAACGTCATCGCCTGCACCGACGAAACCGCTGCCCGATACGCTCACATCTGAAACGCCGCAGACATCGCAAACGACGCTGCCCCGCACCGATGGCGCGCACTCCAGCAGCGAACCGCCGCAAGCCGAGCCATCGGTCGCGATGCCGGCGCCCGCCGTCGTAGCAGCGGCGGCAGCGCCCATTCGGGACGCGGACGCCGTGCGCGTCGTCGCAAGCCCCGAGCCGGCACCCGTTGTCGCGGCAGCGCCGACCTTGGCGGTGGCCGAAGCGAACCGGCCCACGCCGACCGTCGAGCCGGTCCCTGCGTTTGCATCGGTTCCGCACCAGACTGAAACGGCGGCCGTATCCGCGTCCGCGGCGGTGCCCGCGCCGGATGGGGCAACGGCGATACGCAATCATGAGGCGACGCCATCCCTGGCGACGCCGACGCAAGAGGTCGCCCTCGACGACGGCAACTTGCGGCGTGGCGACCGCGGGCAAGACGTGGAACTGCTGCAGTATCGGCTGCAGCGCGTCGGCTACCAAAGCCCGAACGGCGCGCCGCTGCCGCAGCATGGCGAGTACGACACCGCCACCGAGCAGGCCGTTCGCCAGTTTCAACGCGATCAGGGCTTGCCCGATACCGGCGTGGCCGATCCCACGACGCAGCAGACGATATTGGCGGCGCAGCATGCGCGGATCGAGTCGCAAAAGGCCACCGATCAGACAGCGCCGGCGCCAACTCAGGAATCGGTGCGCGACGTTGCGCGGGCAACGACGACGGAGCCAGCGCAAACGACGCGCGCTCACGATGCCGTCGCGCAGACCGACGCTGGAATGAGAAACGTGGCGCCCGGCGAAACCCGAGCGGACGCGGCGACCGGGCCGGCGCCGCGGACCCCGACCGCGGCGGATGTCGAGACGCACGCACGCAACGGTTCGGCGATGGACGTGTCGCGGTTGTCGCCCAACGATCAGGCGATGTTCGCGAAAATTCGCGGCAACGTATCGACCGACGTGCCGGACGAAACCGTGGCGGCGTTGATGCTCGCGGCCAAACGCAACGGCATAGCCGACGCCGGGAGTATCGGGCCGATCGGTGCCGCCAACGGCAAGCTGTGGTTGGGCAAGGACGTGCCCGGCTTTCATACCGGCGTTTCGCTGTCCGAGCCGCCGCCGGCGCTGCAGGACACGGTGCGCGAAACGCAGGCGTTCAATCGGCAGCGCGATCAGCAACTGGCGCAAGAGGCCGCGCAGCGTGGGCAGGACGATCCGAGCCGCGGCGCGAAGCTGTAGGCCCGACGGCAGGATGGACACGGCTGCACCCCATATGGTCTCCCTGCTCGCGGATCAACGCGCCGGCCCGTACGGGATCGGCGTTGGCGGCCTGCTCGGGGACGTGATGCGGGAGGTCAAGCAGACGCATTTCAAGCGGACCTGCGCGGCCGACGATATCCATCTGGCTGCGTTTTGCCTGGTCTGGTTCGAGCGAATGCAGACGCACTCGACCGCGCTCGCGCGTGCCGCCGAGATCCGGCGTTGGCCCCACCGCTGGCAACGCCGCTTGATCGAGTCGGTGAATCCCGGCTGGCGGGAACGGTCGCAGATGGAATCGGGATTTCCCCGCGAGTTCTGGCAGGCCATTGCCGAAACGGTCCCGCCGCCTAAACGATGAACGACGCCGTTTCGGCGTCGCCTCGATATCGCACCGCCATGCGCGTAAAGCTGCGCACGCCGCACCGAGGGCCGATGCGGCGTGCATGTGGCGGTTTACTGCTTCAGTTCACTCTCAGGACTTCAGGAACGCCAGCAGATCCTGATTGAGCTTGTCCTTGTGGGTGTCGGTCAGGCCGTGCGGCGCGCCCGGATAGACGATCAGCTTGTTGTTCGGGACCAGCTTCGCCGACGCGCGCCCGGCCGCATCGATCGGCACGACCTGGTCGTCGTCGCCGTGCACGATCAGGGTGGGCACGTCGAATTTCTTCAGGTCCTCGGTGAAATCGGTGGCCGAGAACGCGGCGATCGAGTCGTAGGTGTTCTTGTGCCCGCCCTGCATGCCCTGGGCCCAGAACGAATCGATCATGCCCTGCGATTTCTTCGCGCCGTCGCGGTTGAAGCCGAAGAACGGACCGCTGGCGAGATCCTGGTACAGCTGCGAACGGTCGGCGATCGACGCCTCGCGCAGGCCGTCGAACACTTCGAGCGGCAGGCCGCCGGGGTTGGCATCGGTCTTGAGCATCAGCGGCGGCACCGAGGAAATCAGTCCGGCCTTCTTGACCCGCGCGGTGCCGTGACGGCCGATGTAACGCGCCACTTCGCCGCCGCCGGTGGAGAAACCGAACAGGGTCGCGCCGCGCAGGTCGAGGTGTTCGAGCAACTGGCCCAGATCGTCGGCGTAATGGTCCATGTCGTTGCCGTCCCAGGGTTGGCTGGAACGGCCGTGGCCGCGGCGATCGTGGGCGATGGTGCGGTAACCGTTCGAAGCCAGGAACAGCATCTGCGATTCCCAGCTGTCGGCGCTCAAGGGCCAGCCGTGGCTGAACACCACCGGCTCGCCGTCGGACGGGCCCCAGTCCTTGTAATAGATCTGTACGCCGTCTTTGGTGGTGAACGTGCCCATGGTGTCGCTCCTGTGGTTGATGAATTCGTGGTCGATGAGGGGAGAGTGCGGTGTGCGCAGTTACGGCGCGGTGTCGACCAGCACCAGTTCGGCGTCTTCGAGCGCGGTGACGCGGATCGAGGCCTGGTCGCGGATCGCGGCGCCGTCGCGCGCCTGCACCCGCAGGCCGTCGACCTCGACCACGCCCTTGGCCGGCACCAGATAGCCGTAGCGGTTGTCGCCGAACACGTACTCGGCCGATTCGCCGGCGGCCAGGGTCAGGCCCAGCACGCGCGCATCGGCGCGGATCGGCAGGGTGTCTTCGTCGCCCTTACCGCTGGCCAATACAACGAAGCGGCCGGCGCGGTCGCCCTTCGGGAACGGCTTGGCGCCCCAGGTCGGCGCGCCGCCGCGCTGATCGGGAATGATCCAGATCTGGAAGATGCGGGTGGTTTGCGCCTCCAGGTTGTATTCGGCGTGCTGGATGCCGCTGCCCGCGCTCATCACCTGCACGTCGCCGGCTTCGGTGCGGCCGCGGTTGCCGAGGTTGTCCTGGTGGCTGATCGCGCCGTCGCGGACGTAGGTGATGATTTCCATGTCGGCGTGCGAATGCGGCGGGAAGCCGGTGTTGGCCTGGATGGTGTCGTCGTTCCAGACCCGCAGCGCGCCCCAGCCCATGCGGGCGGGGTCGTGGTAGCCGGCAAAGGCGAAGTGGTGCTTGGCGTCGAGCCAGCCGTGGTTGGCGCCGCCGAGGCTGTCGTAGGGGCGAAGTTCGATCATGGCCGTGGTCCCGTGTGTGTTTGCTGTTGAGGCACACGATAGGCGCCTGCGATTGGGTTTAGAATGGAACCGATGGAAAACTATCGTTTCCAAAAACGTCATGAATAAGCTGCCCGACCTGGAAGCCTGGGCGATCTTCGCCAAGGTCGCCGAAACCGGTTCGTTCGCGCGCACCGCCGCCGAATTCGGACTGGCGCAGGCGACCGTGTCCAAGGCGGTCACGCGCCTGGAGACGCGGCTGAAGACGGTGTTGTTCCATCGCACCTCGCGGCGCATGTCGCTGACCGAAAGCGGCCGTGGCGCGCTGGAACGCGCCACTCGCATCCTCGCCGAGGGCGAGGCGGTGGAAGCGGAAATCACCGCCCAGGCCAAGAGCCCCAGCGGCCAGGTGCGGATCGCGGTGCCGATGTCGTTCGGGATCGCGCATCTGTCGCCGCTGCTGCCGGAGTTCATGAAGCGCTATCCGGACATCGCGCTGGAGATCGTGTTCGACGACGGCGTCACCGATCTGGTCGGCGGCGGTTACGACCTGGCGCTGCGCATTTCGGCGTTGGCCGATTCGAGCCTGCTGGCGCGGCGGCTGTGCGGCGTGCGCATCGTGCTGGTGGGGTCGCCGGCCTATTTCGAAACCCATGGGCGGCCCAGCCATCCGCGCGAACTCAGCGAGCACCGCGCGCTGCTCTACACCTATTCGCGCTTCGGCAATGCCTGGCGTTTCAGCCACAGGCGTCATGGCGATTTCTCGATCAGCCTGCCGACGCCGCTGCGGGTCAACAACGCCGAGGCCTTGAATCCCGCGCTGCTGGCGGGATTGGGCGTGGCGCTGCAACCAGAATTCCTGGTCTGGCGCGAACTGCGCAACGGCAAGCTGGAGATGGCGATGCCGGAGTGGTCGCCGCCGCCGATCGCGCTGCACATCGTCACCCCGCCGGGACGCATGCGCCCGCAACGGGTGCAGGCGCTGATCGATTATCTGGCGCGCAAGTTCGAAAAGGCGCCGTGGGCCGATCCGGACGGTTGATGGCGGACGCGAAGGCTCAGCGCGGTTCCTGCAACCGCCCCTGCGCCAATAGCAGGCGACGTGTGATGCCGATCGCCTCGATGAAGCGCTCGTCGTGACTCACCACCAGCAACGCGCCTTCATACGCGCGCAACGCGCGCTCGAGATCCTCGATCGTGCTCAGGTCGAGATTGTTGGTCGGCTCGTCCAGCAACAGCAGTTGCGGCGCGGGTTGCGCATGCAGCACGCAGGCCAGGCAAATGCGCAGGCGTTCGCCGCCGGATAGCGCGCCGACCGGCAACTGGCCGCGATCGCCGCGAAACAGCCAGCGCGCGAGCAGGTTGGCGCGTTCCAGCGGCGACAGATGCGCGGCGCGGGCGGCGAAGTTCGCGGCCACGCTCGCGTCCGGGTCGAGTGCGTCCAGGCGCTGCGACAGCAAAGCGATGCGTCCGGCGCCGCGGCGGATGTCGCCGGCGTCCGGCGCCAGCTCACCGGCGATCATCCGCAGCAGACTCGACTTGCCCGCGCCGTTGGCGCCGAGGATCGCGATCCGTTCCGGCCCGCGGATGGCGATGTCGACGCCGCCCCCCGCGAACAGCGCGCGACCGCCTCGCCGCAGCTGCAACTGCCTGCCGTCGAACAGCAACCGGTCCGTGGGTACGCGCGTCGCCGGCAGGCTCAGGTCGAGTTCGGACGACTCGCGCAACCCGCGGCGGGCTTCGTCGAGGCGTTGCCTCGCCTCCTCGACCCGCGCCGAATGCACATCCGCCGACTTGCCCGCCGCCACCTGCGCGCCGCGCTTGCGGTTGCCGGCGACGATGCGCGGCAAGCCGGCGCTCGCCAGCGAACGACCGGCGTTGCCGGAGCGGCGTTCGGCGCGCTCGCGGGCCTGTTGCTGCTCGCGTTGTTCGCGCTTCACCTGCTGGCGCAGATTGCGCACGTCCTGCTGCGCGGCCTGGGTCTGGCCATCGACCGCGGCCTGGTAGAAGCCGAAGCCGCCGCCGTACACGCGCAGCGCGGACGGGCCGATCTCGGCGATCTGGTCCATGCGTTCGAGCAGTTCGCGATCGTGGCTGACCACGATCAGTCCGCCGCGCCAGGTCTCGACCAGGCGATACAGATGATGCCGCGATGCGCGGTCGAGATTGTTCGACGGTTCGTCCAGCAACAGCAGGTCGGGCCGCCGCAGCAGTTGCGCGGCGATGCCGAGGGAGACGATTTCGCCGCCGCTGAAGCTGTCCAGGCGCCGCTGCAGGGCGATATCGCTCAAACCCAGCCGGGCCAGGTCCGCGCGCGTGCGTTCCTCGAGGTCCCAGTCCTCGCCGACGGTATCCAGCAGCGAGGGGTCCGCCGCACCCTCGGCGATGGCCCACAACGCATCGAGCTTGGCGTGGACGCCGAGCACCTGCGCGACGCTCGCCTCGCCCGAGAACGGCAGGTGCTGCGGCAGGTAAGCCACGACGCCGTGAGTCTCGACCTGCCCGGCCGTGGGCTTGAGCTGCCCGGCCAGCAGCCGCATCAGCGTGCTCTTGCCGCTGCCGTTGGGCCCGACCAGCCCGCAGCGCTGCGGACCGAAGCTGCACGACAGCCCGTCGAACACGGGCGTGCCGTCCGGCCAGGAAAAACCGAGGTTTGCGGCGCGCAGGCAGAAGCCGCGAAAGGAAACATCCGTCATCGACGATCTCCATCGGTGCCGCGCGGACGCGAGCGATCGCGCGGCGGTCAGACCACGACCGATCCGCGGCGCGCGCGTTCGGCGCGGCAGGGCGGATGGGTCGGCGTGAGGTCCCGAGAAGTCGTCTGATTACATGGAGGCTGCCGGTTGAACGTTGCGCCGTAGTTTACCGCGCCGCGACGATCGGGCCAGCGATGCGCAGGATCGCTTCCAGGCCGCCGCCGTCGCGATTGCGCAGCACCAGCGTGGCGCCGATCGATTCGGCCAGTTGCTGGGCGATCGCCAGGCCCAGGCCGGTGCCGCCGGTGCTGCGGTTGCGCGAGGCTTCGAGCCGGTAGAACGGCTGCATCACCTTGCCCAGTTCGTCCTGCGGAATCCCGGGGCCGCGATCGCGCACCTGAATGCGCACGCCGCCGGCCGGGTCGTGATCGAGCTCGAGTTCGGCCGCGCCGGCGTAGTGGATGGCGTTGTCGATCAGATTGCCGACGATGCGCCGCAGCGCATGCGGACGCGTGGTCACCGGGCCGTCGACGCGGCCGGCGAAGGTCACCGGCCGGTCGGTGTCGAGGTAATCGCAGACCAGGCTGTCGAGGAAGGCATTGAGGTCGATCCGTACCGCCGGCTCCGACGCGCCATGCGCGCTGCGCGCATACGCGATGCCTTCGCGCACCAGATGCTG
This genomic interval carries:
- a CDS encoding pirin family protein encodes the protein MIELRPYDSLGGANHGWLDAKHHFAFAGYHDPARMGWGALRVWNDDTIQANTGFPPHSHADMEIITYVRDGAISHQDNLGNRGRTEAGDVQVMSAGSGIQHAEYNLEAQTTRIFQIWIIPDQRGGAPTWGAKPFPKGDRAGRFVVLASGKGDEDTLPIRADARVLGLTLAAGESAEYVFGDNRYGYLVPAKGVVEVDGLRVQARDGAAIRDQASIRVTALEDAELVLVDTAP
- a CDS encoding alpha/beta fold hydrolase; the encoded protein is MGTFTTKDGVQIYYKDWGPSDGEPVVFSHGWPLSADSWESQMLFLASNGYRTIAHDRRGHGRSSQPWDGNDMDHYADDLGQLLEHLDLRGATLFGFSTGGGEVARYIGRHGTARVKKAGLISSVPPLMLKTDANPGGLPLEVFDGLREASIADRSQLYQDLASGPFFGFNRDGAKKSQGMIDSFWAQGMQGGHKNTYDSIAAFSATDFTEDLKKFDVPTLIVHGDDDQVVPIDAAGRASAKLVPNNKLIVYPGAPHGLTDTHKDKLNQDLLAFLKS
- a CDS encoding ABC-F family ATP-binding cassette domain-containing protein, translating into MTDVSFRGFCLRAANLGFSWPDGTPVFDGLSCSFGPQRCGLVGPNGSGKSTLMRLLAGQLKPTAGQVETHGVVAYLPQHLPFSGEASVAQVLGVHAKLDALWAIAEGAADPSLLDTVGEDWDLEERTRADLARLGLSDIALQRRLDSFSGGEIVSLGIAAQLLRRPDLLLLDEPSNNLDRASRHHLYRLVETWRGGLIVVSHDRELLERMDQIAEIGPSALRVYGGGFGFYQAAVDGQTQAAQQDVRNLRQQVKREQREQQQARERAERRSGNAGRSLASAGLPRIVAGNRKRGAQVAAGKSADVHSARVEEARQRLDEARRGLRESSELDLSLPATRVPTDRLLFDGRQLQLRRGGRALFAGGGVDIAIRGPERIAILGANGAGKSSLLRMIAGELAPDAGDIRRGAGRIALLSQRLDALDPDASVAANFAARAAHLSPLERANLLARWLFRGDRGQLPVGALSGGERLRICLACVLHAQPAPQLLLLDEPTNNLDLSTIEDLERALRAYEGALLVVSHDERFIEAIGITRRLLLAQGRLQEPR
- a CDS encoding peptidoglycan-binding protein; translation: MANYFLADTSSLIYAYRAGGAKLLDTYIEVAELGQYEFVISKTVEAEIADGPLRFELGKYIADREIAILEVPETERQLASTTNPEELRKLSKNAGERSLLEIATREHAEGRNVVIWSDDKHFASPQIQRQLQQELPGLQTKTTAELLDQSFRDNFISEAEYQQHLAGYRTQSVFQESPRLNSFDPSLSGAAADLAEGDVSLRAPNGQRGFASTELLIGESPRHTLLRSGGLLATGIDVSLSARRVADQLDQNNSTAAQSEAQHAVARNAGGWIGGASVGVIATAASTGPGVVGFIVIGGAAVAGSHVGEHVADVLDSYKTFKQTDRDGVHWQSNGRQWVRQDLGDMLDDGQNKPVMQTFSADPEKANELNYRASNVATELAMGTLPPPRNPYSQAAAQGDPASLRRADWERNPQTGAWDRNVIVGFEQPGVPIIRVDSASAERAAELDRASAQVIRDNIANGPAPIAARYQMVHRGEGWERFGVVPPSIQSALRDDSLIASDGKLYQRAADGQWQRNGEAGIAAGNLRQELESTRAVLQPQLAQHEQQVAAVAQRQPPTLEDIERTDLLATYKVHNVNPKPEQLEAALEAVRRTQHEHGVAPLASSLHLGRNARGGFDIDSPIEHIGRDADGANRVQAVTSPLEVQLAMLDLRSPPPTTPQPPELRIANLSPQQHDALEQVVREANRLGLTRDDVQDAAKQAVAGAIAADRAPELVVGLADADAGRAPRAPEVPREPQTSSPAPTKPLPDTLTSETPQTSQTTLPRTDGAHSSSEPPQAEPSVAMPAPAVVAAAAAPIRDADAVRVVASPEPAPVVAAAPTLAVAEANRPTPTVEPVPAFASVPHQTETAAVSASAAVPAPDGATAIRNHEATPSLATPTQEVALDDGNLRRGDRGQDVELLQYRLQRVGYQSPNGAPLPQHGEYDTATEQAVRQFQRDQGLPDTGVADPTTQQTILAAQHARIESQKATDQTAPAPTQESVRDVARATTTEPAQTTRAHDAVAQTDAGMRNVAPGETRADAATGPAPRTPTAADVETHARNGSAMDVSRLSPNDQAMFAKIRGNVSTDVPDETVAALMLAAKRNGIADAGSIGPIGAANGKLWLGKDVPGFHTGVSLSEPPPALQDTVRETQAFNRQRDQQLAQEAAQRGQDDPSRGAKL
- a CDS encoding LysR family transcriptional regulator; the protein is MNKLPDLEAWAIFAKVAETGSFARTAAEFGLAQATVSKAVTRLETRLKTVLFHRTSRRMSLTESGRGALERATRILAEGEAVEAEITAQAKSPSGQVRIAVPMSFGIAHLSPLLPEFMKRYPDIALEIVFDDGVTDLVGGGYDLALRISALADSSLLARRLCGVRIVLVGSPAYFETHGRPSHPRELSEHRALLYTYSRFGNAWRFSHRRHGDFSISLPTPLRVNNAEALNPALLAGLGVALQPEFLVWRELRNGKLEMAMPEWSPPPIALHIVTPPGRMRPQRVQALIDYLARKFEKAPWADPDG